A stretch of the Haliaeetus albicilla chromosome 17, bHalAlb1.1, whole genome shotgun sequence genome encodes the following:
- the HTR1E gene encoding 5-hydroxytryptamine receptor 1E, with translation MKQQLLLSLCILEGKMNFTNCTTEANVATKPKTVTEKMVITLTLATITTLTMLLNSAVIAAISTTKKLHQPANYLICSLAVTDLLVAVLVMPLSITYIMIDKWTLGYFICEIWLSVDMTCCTCSILHLCVIALDRYWAITDAIEYARKRTAKRAGLMIVTVWTISIFISMPPLFWRNHHSVNIPSECRIQHDHVIYTIYSTFGAFYIPLTLILILYYRIYHAAKSLYQKRGSSRHLSSRSTDSQNSFASCKLTQTFCVSDFSTSDPTTEFDKINASVRIPPFENDLDLAGDRQQISTTRERKAARILGLILGAFILSWLPFFIKELLVGLHVCTVSPEVADFLTWLGYVNSLINPLLYTSFNEDFKLAFRKLIRCREHT, from the coding sequence ATGAAGCAGCAACTTCTTCTCTCACTGTGCATcctggaggggaaaatgaatttCACAAATTGCACCACTGAAGCCAATGTGGCTACGAAGCCAAAAACAGTAACTGAAAAGATGGTCATTACCCTGACCTTGGCCACAATCACAACCTTGACTATGCTGCTGAACTCTGCTGTAATTGCGGCAATCTCTACAACCAAGAAGCTCCACCAGCCAGCAAATTATTTAATATGTTCACTAGCTGTGACAGATCTCCTTGTTGCTGTTCTCGTCATGCCCTTGAGCATCACTTACATAATGATAGATAAATGGACTTTGGGATACTTCATCTGTGAGATCTGGCTTAGTGTCGACATGACCTGTTGCACGTGTTCAATCCTTCATCTGTGTGTCATTGCTCTGGACAGGTACTGGGCAATCACAGATGCTATCGAATACGCcaggaaaagaacagcaaaaagggCTGGGCTGATGATAGTCACTGTGTGGACTATCTCCATTTTCATATCAATGCCCCCTTTGTTTTGGAGAAATCACCACAGTGTCAATATCCCCAGTGAGTGTCGCATTCAGCACGATCATGTCATCTACACTATTTATTCCACATTTGGGGCATTTTACATCCCCTTGACTTTGATCCTGATCCTGTACTACAGAATTTACCATGCTGCAAAGAGCCTTTACCAAAAGCGGGGTTCCAGCCGCCAcctcagcagcaggagcacTGACAGCCAAAACTCATTTGCCAGTTGCAAACTCACACAGACATTCTGCGTCTCAGACTTCTCCACGTCTGACCCAACCACAGAGTTTGATAAAATCAACGCATCCGTGAGGATCCCTCCTTTTGAGAATGACCTGGACCTGGCCGGCGACCGGCAGCAGATCTCCACGACACGGGAACGAAAGGCTGCTCGCATTCTGGGGCTGATTTTAGGTGCTTTCATTTTGTCCTGGTTGCCCTTTTTCATCAAGGAGTTGCTTGTGGGCCTCCACGTTTGCACTGTCTCTCCAGAAGTAGCAGACTTCTTGACCTGGCTTGGATATGTCAACTCCCTTATCAACCCTTTGCTGTACACTAGCTTTAACGAAGATTTCAAGCTGGCCTTTAGAAAGCTCATCAGGTGTCGAGAACATACTTAG